The Papaver somniferum cultivar HN1 chromosome 6, ASM357369v1, whole genome shotgun sequence genome segment AATCGAGTTCTTGTGTTCTAAATTTTTCCCACCCCTTTTGAAAAGGCTAAACTAAATAGTCAAACTTTTCTAACATTACGAAGATATCCCCTCTTCTCCGGTGTTAATTACAAGAATACCTTCATTGGTAATAACTATTTTAGGGGtaaaaaagtaagaaaaaaaaaggaaaagcaaAACGGTGCCCTTTTGGTTCCCACGGGGAGCCTCGGATAAGGTTGGGAAGATACACCtcggggtgcaaatagtaaaacATAAACATAGAAGATCTCACATGTGAGAAAAATCTAGAGAGAAACGTCTCCTACCGCTAGAGTCTGTGGTGAATCTCTTATGGCTGGTACTTCCATGGAGGTTTCCACTGCTGCGGTTGCTTTGAGAACAGTTTTGCACAGAGCTCATCAAGCAGCAGAAAAATCCGGTCGTCTTTCGGATCAAATTAAGGTGGTTGCTGTTAGTAAGATCAAACCAGTTCCCGTTGTCCGTCAAGTCTATGATGCTGGTCATCGGATCTTTGGGGAAAATTACGTTCAAGAAATCGTTGAAAAATCTCCCcaggtttttgtttttcttgaattTTATCATCAAaatgattttggggattttttttttttggttgttatTCTGATTATAATTTGTTTTTTTGATCAGCTTCCGGATGACATAGAATGGCACTTTATTGGGAATTTGCAGAGCAACAAAGTGAAACCACTTCTGAGTATGATTTGAAATTTTTCCTTCTTATTTTTTCGTGTACAACTTaattttgtgtttcatttttatttgtgccttctttctttttttttttttttttggaattttggaaCTTAGTTTCGACACAATTAGGGAAATTTAACTTAGAGTTGTACAAAACCCACTTACCTATCTAATAGCTCAAGATAGTGAACAATCCAATTAGCGTTAGATTCACAAATATTTCAGTCAGGATGAAACTTAACTTGCAGAATGGGTATGAGCTTCCATGTTTTATTTGGATTCCAGAACGGTAGGTCTGAGATGTGCTGTGACCCTATCGAGAATCTTCAAATACTTCTCAAAAAGGTCAAGCTTGCATATCGATGTTCTACGGAAATGTAAAAGATTGCCAAAGTGGATTGTCGGACATCCATGTATTTGGTGCTTATGGCTCCTCTCTGCTTTAAGCTGATTccgatatttaaaaaaaaatgcacTATGATTGTGGGCCTCGCTGTATCTAGCTTGTTTATGcttgtatcttttttttgttgttgttgaagaggaATGTGACGAGTATTATTGTTTTTGATATTGTGCAGCTGCGGTTCCAAATCTTTTCATGGTTGAGAGTGTAGACGATGAGAAGGTAAACACCTTTACTCCCCGAGTTTGTGGTCCAGTAGTAGAGTTGATCTTCATTAGGACCTCAAACATATCAGTATTCTCATTAGTTAGGCAACATGTTCATGCTTACTGTTAATTGGCGGTTTTATCCATTTCAATGGAACTTCATATGGTCAAGTCCACGTCATATGGAGAACCCTAAGCAGGTTAGAGAATATTGTCCACCAGGACATTCTTGACCCTATCTGACCTGTATTCAGCTTCTCACAAATTTGTTTTTAGGAAATGAGAAACATAATGTCCTTGCTGCTCCATCCTTCTCATGAAATCATATAGTAGGGACCAAGATTCATTCTGTATAAGTTTTAGATTATATTGGTTAGTAAAAATTTTAATTGCCATTAGTACTGTATTTAAGTAGAAAGATATTTTACATTATCATGTTTGGTCTTCACAGATAGCAAATCGTCTTGATCATGTAGTTGGAAGTATTGGAAGAAAGCCTTTGAAGGTTTTAGTCCAAGTGAATACGAGTGGGGAAGAATGTAAGTGAGTTTAAGAAATGTAATCCATTTTTTATGAAGCTCCACCTAGATGTTTGCTTGACTTTAAGATGACATAAAAGTCATACTATATTATTTCCTAGTTTTTGTTTTCCTTTCCATCCTACCTTCAGTTGGTGAAATGTAATAGCTGTTTCTGATGCACGTCAATAGTATTTAAACTTACTGATCCTAAATAATTTATGTTCTCCATCGGAAACATTGGCAGTGAAGGCATGTTTACCTCATAATGCATCCTAGTCCAACATCTGTAAGTGGACAGAGCAATGTCAGGCATACACCCTACGTAACATATTTATTTTGTTAAAGATGGTTATTCTTTTGACCTTTAATCAGGTAATGCAGTTTTCCGCTTTGCATGAACCTTACTATGACCTCTTTCAGTCAGTTGGTGGACTTACACCTGACCTTTAGTTCTTTATAACAGCTGTATGCATAACCGTGAATAAGTTTGGCTGTTACTTCCAGTTAATGTTGATGACAATTATGTGCATAGTGGATCGATTTGGTTACCTTATCTAAAATACTTAACCTCTACCTGTCAATTCTATTTCACCTTAAACTAATCAAAAATCTTATCCTTTTGCAGCAAAATTCGGTGTTGAGCCCTCAGGTTGTGTGGAACTTGTGAAACATGTGAAGGATGGCTGCCCAAACCTTGAGTTTTCCGGCCTAATGACAATAGGGATGCTAGATTACACTTCAACTCTAGAGAACTTCAGGGTTATCTTCTACACATCTTTTGCATCAGTCGTCGGTTTTATTAGTTTTATAACCTGATCCATAGTTACTTTTGTTGGGCAGACGTTATCAAATTGTAGAAACGAGGTGTGCAAAGCTCTTGGAATAAATGAGAATCAATGTGACCTATCCATGGGCATGTCTGGTGATTTTGAGCAAGCAGTAAGGAATATCTACTATATCTAAGAATTTGGTTACACTTAACAGATAAAAGTATGATAGATCTGATGAACAACATCTTTACTTTCTAGTTATCACTAAAAGAGATACTTCTTCCGACATGTTGTCAATGATAAGTATGAAAATTTAGAAGTACTCATCCAGAGAAAAAATATTTATGCTGCATATTTAGCTTTCCAAATTTTGTATGAAATGCCATGAGATTTGATATTTCAGGCCTTATAAAGTGGAATGATTTAGTTGACTTTTTGGTTACTTTGGAATCCCTTGACTAAATAATTTGCTttgtattttggttttcttgaacTTTCTAATTTTATAATTGTGGCTCAATCTTCAGACTTTTGTGTGTTTGCAGATTGAAATGGGCAGTACCATCGTCAGAATCGGATCAACCATATTTGGTGCGAGGGAATACCCAAAGAAAACTGAGAATTAGAAGGTGAAAAGCATTATCTCTGTGAAGTACAAACAAAAGTGAAAAGCATTATTACTTAATCCAGGTCCAGTCTCGAGAACACATTTGTCCAAGTGAAGAACCTCCAAAGCTAACATTTCAACAAAAGCTCTCTTCCATTTTCAAATGATTGCATATATATATCAATAGGCGCATGCATTGATAATCTTCTGAAGCTGCTCTTGCAAACAAAAAATCAGTTGCAAATTTATAGTCCAGAAAAACCTGTAAATTTGAAAGTGTAGTATCACATACTTGCAGCTTTTCTTTTTATGCAAACAAGCAATGAATTGATTGAGCGCTGTCACGCACAATACAAAGAAGTTAGGCCAAgtcctatggtcttctaatctaccATCTAGACTGGAAGCTAGAATAACCTCCCAAGTCTTATGGCAATTCTAATGCGCTGAATCATTCCCCGTGGCTGCGCTGAATGGAACATCGCAATCATCTCAGCCGTCagataaaaaaacaaatcaattaaGTCGATTTTCTctacgctgaaccattcagcgaaacTATCTTGCTACTAGTTTACATGCGAGATATATCTAGAGAGAGTAGTGTTTGATATATCTAGAGAGAATAGTGTTAAAAAATAGAGAACACTTTTTTTTCTAATCTGCAAAGCTTTTTGTCAAATCTATCCAATAGGATTTAGCCTTTCCTATCCAACTATTTACCCTCTTTCCGAGCGTATTTAGCTAATTTGTCAGCATAGTTATTAGCTAGTACATGACCAattttcaaaatgaaaaaaaataattgtccttCGTTATGCCTCTAAGCCCTCATGGAACATCAGCATTTCTTCCTTGGATGGCTTGTACTAGACTTAAGTAGTCAGGTTCAATGACCATTGACCAGCTTCTTGAATCTCAACTGCAAAGCCCACTTTAgcgtttcaacaaccgttaaatTCTCTAGATGTTATGATCCCAATGCTCCTTTGAAGC includes the following:
- the LOC113287993 gene encoding pyridoxal phosphate homeostasis protein-like; amino-acid sequence: MAGTSMEVSTAAVALRTVLHRAHQAAEKSGRLSDQIKVVAVSKIKPVPVVRQVYDAGHRIFGENYVQEIVEKSPQLPDDIEWHFIGNLQSNKVKPLLTAVPNLFMVESVDDEKIANRLDHVVGSIGRKPLKVLVQVNTSGEESKFGVEPSGCVELVKHVKDGCPNLEFSGLMTIGMLDYTSTLENFRTLSNCRNEVCKALGINENQCDLSMGMSGDFEQAIEMGSTIVRIGSTIFGAREYPKKTEN